One window of Papaver somniferum cultivar HN1 chromosome 9, ASM357369v1, whole genome shotgun sequence genomic DNA carries:
- the LOC113311192 gene encoding uncharacterized protein LOC113311192 — protein sequence MGGSSTTDEWKKTADTTNMRQEDIKAAGVEGSKRPPGQNPGGVLHQRRNLPFSMTTMAMAGLAITAATAYFTLYVKKKPEADAVDVAKVTTGTASPENTRPRQ from the coding sequence ATGGGTGGAAGTAGCACGACCGATGAATGGAAGAAAACTGCGGATACAACAAATATGCGCCAAGAAGATATAAAGGCAGCAGGAGTAGAAGGATCAAAAAGGCCACCAGGACAAAACCCCGGAGGAGTATTACATCAAAGGCGTAATTTACCATTTTCAATGACTACTATGGCCATGGCCGGTCTTGCTATTACAGCAGCTACAGCTTATTTTACTTTATATGTCAAGAAAAAACCTGAAGCTGATGCCGTTGATGTCGCCAAAGTCACAACCGGAACTGCCAGTCCTGAAAATACTCGTCCTCGACAGTAA